In one window of Frigoriglobus tundricola DNA:
- a CDS encoding MFS transporter, which yields MPAMVESPPEPTAEQAPQLDPRDRFGLNAANFFLAELTGVVIPFLAKLLADRGWRDDAIQYTAAACGLGVFLAQTPAGVFTDRFRNRRLLLAGASLVVGVCFGLLPLVPDTGWVIGPLVFLGGVGQAFFVPLLGALALGLAGHAALHRLMGENQGWNHAGNIAAALTAMAVATWLGLPAVFYTVAVVSALAAASVFLIRPTDLKEEPGARVEAGPGFRALFGDRRVVILFAAVALFHLANAPVMPLVGQYIARLGGSDTQVAAVVLVAQVVMIPVAVLAGWACHRWGRKPVFGVAFVALPVRILLYSFSSDPWELVALQVFDGIGAGVYGVVIAVMCADLTREKGGFNALQGVLATALAVGGVLGPLLAGPLVQHLGFAAAFRAFALVAAVGAALFLVFMPETRSGRRAEVPA from the coding sequence ATGCCTGCGATGGTTGAATCACCGCCCGAACCGACCGCGGAGCAGGCCCCTCAGCTCGACCCGCGCGATCGGTTCGGCCTGAACGCGGCCAATTTCTTCCTGGCCGAGTTGACCGGCGTGGTCATCCCCTTCCTGGCAAAGCTGCTCGCCGACCGGGGCTGGCGCGACGACGCGATCCAGTACACGGCCGCCGCCTGCGGGCTGGGCGTGTTCCTGGCCCAGACGCCCGCCGGCGTGTTCACCGACCGGTTCCGCAACCGCCGGCTCCTGCTCGCGGGGGCGTCGCTCGTGGTCGGGGTGTGCTTCGGCCTGTTACCACTCGTCCCGGACACCGGATGGGTGATCGGCCCGCTCGTGTTCCTCGGCGGGGTGGGTCAGGCGTTCTTCGTTCCGCTCCTCGGCGCGCTGGCCCTGGGGCTCGCGGGTCACGCCGCACTGCACCGGCTCATGGGCGAAAACCAGGGCTGGAACCACGCCGGCAACATCGCCGCGGCGCTGACCGCGATGGCCGTTGCCACCTGGCTCGGGCTGCCGGCCGTGTTCTACACCGTCGCCGTGGTATCCGCCCTTGCGGCCGCCAGCGTGTTCCTGATCCGCCCGACCGACCTGAAGGAAGAACCGGGCGCCCGGGTCGAAGCCGGTCCGGGGTTTCGGGCGCTGTTCGGGGACCGGCGCGTCGTCATCCTGTTCGCCGCCGTCGCACTGTTCCACCTGGCGAACGCGCCCGTGATGCCGCTCGTCGGCCAGTACATTGCGCGGCTCGGCGGCAGCGACACCCAAGTGGCGGCCGTGGTCCTTGTGGCCCAGGTCGTGATGATCCCGGTCGCCGTACTCGCGGGTTGGGCGTGCCACCGGTGGGGCCGCAAACCGGTGTTCGGGGTCGCGTTCGTCGCGCTGCCGGTGCGCATTCTGCTCTACTCGTTCTCGTCGGACCCGTGGGAACTCGTTGCTCTGCAAGTGTTCGACGGGATCGGGGCCGGCGTGTACGGCGTGGTGATCGCCGTCATGTGCGCCGACCTGACCCGCGAAAAGGGCGGGTTCAACGCGCTCCAGGGGGTACTCGCGACGGCACTCGCGGTGGGCGGCGTGCTGGGACCGCTGCTCGCCGGCCCGCTCGTTCAGCACCTCGGTTTCGCCGCCGCGTTCCGGGCGTTCGCCCTGGTCGCCGCCGTCGGCGCCGCGCTGTTCCTCGTGTTCATGCCCGAAACCCGCAGCGGGCGCCGCGCGGAGGTGCCCGCGTGA